One Beggiatoa leptomitoformis DNA segment encodes these proteins:
- a CDS encoding sulfotransferase family protein has translation MNNEPSFYKLPTTFDSRLFQADMIQHDFDILLTTLSQKAIPVDDWLTFTHHLQTLRERWINTIDIFGQRLEGELAYRDLVLRFHEQIAIFAKQWLLATEQTDADAIAVLDKLQHLCPVAITEIPKINKQFLERQRWKAKLKKMPTDIPYPVFERTIFIVSAPRSGSTLLYETLSQFKELWTINGESHDIIESIPTLHASYQHYESNCLYAEAATTEIIHALQQGFSRELQNAAGQYYLELPIEERPLTIRFLEKTPKNALRINFLKQAFPDALFIYLYRDPEENINSIMEGWRSRRFTAYRHLPLDWAYQEWSFLLPPHWRDLAGRALVDIAAYQWKASNDHIIQELLKLSPDSWRFIYYQDLLRHPQAIIQQLSHFMGLQWNTSIDDYVKKGLPLSKMTLSAPAPDKWRQNAEEILRVLPSLQTTREQIATIAKHSNALKP, from the coding sequence ATATGATTCAGCACGATTTCGATATCCTTCTGACTACTTTGAGCCAGAAAGCGATTCCAGTAGATGATTGGTTAACCTTTACACATCATCTGCAAACATTGCGTGAACGATGGATTAATACCATCGATATTTTTGGTCAACGCCTAGAAGGTGAATTAGCTTATCGGGATTTAGTCTTACGCTTTCACGAACAAATTGCCATTTTTGCAAAACAATGGCTATTAGCTACGGAACAAACGGATGCGGATGCCATTGCTGTCTTAGATAAACTACAACATCTTTGCCCTGTGGCTATCACAGAAATCCCCAAAATCAATAAACAGTTTTTGGAAAGACAACGTTGGAAGGCAAAATTAAAAAAAATGCCTACTGATATTCCTTATCCTGTTTTTGAACGCACCATATTTATTGTCTCTGCGCCACGTTCAGGCAGTACATTACTTTACGAGACATTAAGCCAATTCAAAGAATTATGGACAATTAATGGGGAAAGTCACGATATTATAGAAAGTATTCCAACATTACATGCTTCCTATCAACACTATGAATCTAATTGTCTATATGCAGAAGCCGCAACAACAGAAATTATTCACGCGCTACAACAAGGCTTTAGTCGAGAATTACAAAATGCAGCCGGACAATATTACTTAGAATTACCCATTGAAGAACGCCCGTTGACTATTCGTTTTTTAGAAAAAACGCCAAAAAACGCGCTGAGAATTAACTTTCTCAAACAAGCTTTCCCTGATGCGCTATTCATCTATCTCTATCGTGACCCTGAGGAAAACATTAATAGCATTATGGAAGGCTGGCGTTCGCGTCGATTTACAGCCTATCGCCACCTACCGCTTGACTGGGCCTATCAAGAATGGAGTTTCTTACTCCCACCGCATTGGCGCGATTTAGCGGGTAGGGCGTTGGTCGACATTGCTGCCTATCAATGGAAAGCCTCAAATGACCATATTATTCAAGAGCTACTTAAATTATCCCCCGATTCTTGGCGATTTATTTATTATCAAGACCTCTTGCGTCACCCACAGGCAATTATACAACAACTTAGTCATTTTATGGGGTTACAATGGAATACATCGATTGATGATTATGTAAAAAAAGGCTTACCGCTCTCCAAAATGACCTTGTCTGCACCCGCACCTGATAAATGGCGACAAAATGCAGAAGAAATTTTACGCGTCTTACCCAGTCTGCAAACAACGCGAGAACAAATTGCAACGATTGCTAAGCATTCTAATGCTTTAAAACCCTAA
- a CDS encoding cation diffusion facilitator family transporter has product MTKNNISPLSVAFLSLLVGCFVLGFKWLAYWLTGSIALYSDALESFVNIAAATAALLALRVAYNPPDKNHPYGHTKAEYFSAIFEGLLIIIAAILIILEAWSRLFSPIALEGLTIGLSVSLFASGINALLAFYLIWQSRQHYSPALKADGLHIFSDVITSIGVLVGIGLAWLTGWWWLDPLLAILVAVNILWMGSHLLRNSMSGLMDESMSDRELQPVYDIIRAEMQGAIQAHQIRTRRAGHLSFVEFHLVVSADMPVQEAHLICERIEKALDKALHQAIVTIHVEPESELERTGFTLTHLMTK; this is encoded by the coding sequence ATGACAAAAAACAATATTTCACCATTATCCGTTGCTTTTTTGAGCTTATTAGTTGGCTGTTTTGTCTTAGGATTTAAATGGCTGGCCTACTGGCTAACAGGTTCTATTGCTTTATATTCTGATGCGTTGGAATCTTTTGTAAACATTGCCGCTGCAACCGCCGCTTTATTAGCATTGCGTGTTGCTTATAATCCGCCTGATAAAAATCATCCTTATGGACATACAAAAGCGGAGTATTTCTCGGCTATTTTTGAAGGTTTATTAATCATCATCGCCGCTATTTTAATTATTTTAGAAGCATGGTCGCGTTTATTTTCCCCCATTGCATTGGAAGGATTAACCATTGGTTTAAGTGTTTCCTTATTCGCATCAGGCATTAATGCGCTATTGGCTTTTTATTTGATTTGGCAAAGTCGCCAACATTATTCGCCTGCATTAAAAGCAGATGGATTACATATATTTAGCGATGTTATTACTTCTATTGGTGTATTAGTTGGCATTGGTTTAGCGTGGCTTACAGGATGGTGGTGGTTAGACCCCTTATTAGCCATTTTAGTTGCTGTAAATATTTTATGGATGGGAAGTCATTTATTAAGAAATTCCATGAGTGGTTTGATGGATGAAAGTATGTCCGATAGAGAGTTACAACCCGTTTACGATATTATTCGTGCAGAAATGCAAGGTGCGATACAAGCACATCAGATTCGTACTCGTCGTGCAGGGCATTTATCGTTTGTGGAATTTCACTTAGTTGTATCAGCAGACATGCCCGTGCAGGAAGCACATTTAATCTGTGAGCGCATTGAAAAAGCCTTAGATAAGGCATTGCATCAGGCTATTGTTACGATACATGTCGAACCTGAATCAGAATTAGAACGGACAGGCTTTACACTCACCCATCTTATGACAAAATAA
- a CDS encoding sigma-54 interaction domain-containing protein, producing the protein MSNPRLKQLQHDSILLAAGEGIFGLDSIGNATFINPAALKMIGWSLEEIIGKPIHDMHHHSHADGSPYSREECPIYMAIRDGLIHHGDNEVFWRKNGTCFPVDYTSTPVYDGDKVIGAVVVFQDITERRCAELRLHQTLAEVQHLKEQLQAENHYLREEINTEHNFEEIIGHSAPLQKVLRQVSQVAPTDASVLIQGESGTGKELIARAIHNRSQRKDKPLIKVNCAAIAHSLVDSELFGHEKGAFTGALHQRIGRFELADGGTLFLDEIAELPLETQVKLLRVLQEQEFERVGSSHTLKVDVRIIAATNRDVTQLIHAGTFRQDLFYRLTVFPLYIPPLRERRDDIPLLIRYFLGKAAKKFGKNSCAINQEALTTLQQAYWHGNIRELQNALERAVIVAQSTLLTVDDFLLHPAPPVVENPAEIITLAEAERRHILHALTVTHGTIAGEKGAAALLDIHPNTLRSRMIKLGIHRAVG; encoded by the coding sequence ATGTCCAACCCTCGCCTAAAACAACTCCAACATGACAGCATCCTACTTGCCGCAGGAGAAGGTATTTTTGGTTTAGACAGTATTGGCAACGCAACCTTTATCAATCCTGCCGCATTAAAAATGATAGGTTGGTCATTAGAGGAAATTATTGGCAAGCCCATTCATGATATGCACCATCATAGCCATGCCGACGGTTCACCCTATTCACGCGAGGAATGTCCAATTTACATGGCGATTCGCGATGGCTTGATTCATCATGGCGATAATGAAGTTTTTTGGCGCAAAAACGGCACGTGTTTTCCTGTAGATTATACCAGCACCCCCGTTTATGATGGTGATAAAGTCATTGGTGCAGTTGTTGTTTTTCAAGATATTACAGAACGCCGTTGTGCGGAATTACGCCTACATCAAACCCTTGCTGAAGTACAACATCTTAAAGAACAATTACAAGCAGAAAATCATTATTTACGTGAAGAAATCAATACAGAACATAACTTTGAAGAAATTATTGGACACAGCGCACCTTTACAAAAAGTATTGCGTCAAGTGTCACAAGTCGCGCCAACAGATGCCAGTGTTTTAATTCAAGGTGAAAGCGGTACAGGCAAGGAACTGATTGCGCGTGCTATACATAATCGCAGTCAACGCAAAGATAAACCCCTCATTAAAGTCAATTGTGCCGCTATTGCCCACAGTTTAGTGGATAGCGAATTATTTGGACATGAAAAAGGGGCATTTACAGGGGCATTACATCAACGGATTGGACGTTTTGAACTAGCGGATGGAGGAACTTTATTTTTAGATGAAATAGCCGAGTTACCGCTAGAAACACAAGTAAAATTATTACGTGTTTTACAAGAACAAGAGTTTGAACGGGTTGGCAGTAGTCATACGCTAAAAGTGGATGTCCGCATTATTGCCGCAACCAATAGAGACGTGACACAACTCATTCATGCAGGCACATTTCGCCAAGACTTATTTTATCGGCTTACCGTTTTCCCCTTATATATCCCCCCATTACGGGAAAGACGCGATGATATTCCCTTATTAATCCGCTATTTTTTAGGCAAAGCCGCGAAAAAATTTGGTAAAAACAGTTGTGCGATTAACCAAGAAGCATTAACGACCTTACAACAAGCCTATTGGCACGGTAATATTCGAGAATTGCAAAATGCACTGGAACGGGCGGTAATTGTTGCGCAATCGACACTTTTAACGGTTGATGATTTTTTATTGCATCCTGCTCCACCTGTTGTAGAAAACCCAGCAGAAATTATTACCCTTGCAGAAGCAGAACGCCGTCATATCTTGCACGCTTTAACCGTCACACATGGCACAATCGCGGGCGAAAAAGGTGCTGCAGCACTGCTAGATATTCACCCTAATACATTACGTTCTCGAATGATAAAACTTGGCATTCATCGGGCAGTCGGTTAA
- a CDS encoding UbiH/UbiF/VisC/COQ6 family ubiquinone biosynthesis hydroxylase yields MKRVADFDVIVVGSGIVGSTLACALLDAGLTIALVEANSETEIDTSTPDLRTFAITRASERIFQQLGVWRTMQALRVSPFQSMYVWDANGSGKIHFDCTQIVEPVLGHIVEQSVIRAALHQQLMTYTNLQWFRPAKVTDLAFTQHTAQITLDSKTYLQARLLVSAEGSQSSIRTFAGIPYYIQEYGQQAIVANIQTEHSHQHTAWQRFLTDGVLAFLPLLDEHTCSIVYSIPTPKVNQLLALSSDEFISHLSEAFSHRLGDVQASSERLAFPLQRRHAQHYVQARLALVGDAAHTIHPLAGQGVNLGLLDAATLAEVVINAYRAGHDIGEYALLRHYERWRKGDNVAMMLAMDGFKHLFNTQTRPLQWLRSQGLNLTNSLSPVKALLMRQAMGLTGDLPKLAKVS; encoded by the coding sequence ATGAAACGAGTAGCTGATTTTGATGTTATTGTCGTTGGGAGTGGCATTGTTGGCTCAACACTGGCATGTGCTTTGTTAGACGCTGGCTTAACCATCGCGTTGGTAGAAGCTAATTCTGAAACAGAAATAGATACCAGCACACCAGACTTGCGGACATTTGCCATCACACGTGCATCAGAGCGAATTTTTCAGCAATTGGGTGTGTGGCGAACAATGCAGGCCTTACGTGTTAGTCCTTTTCAATCCATGTATGTTTGGGATGCGAATGGCTCGGGTAAAATTCATTTCGATTGCACGCAAATTGTTGAACCTGTTTTAGGTCATATTGTTGAACAGTCTGTTATTCGCGCAGCATTGCATCAGCAGTTGATGACTTATACAAATTTACAATGGTTTCGTCCCGCAAAGGTCACGGACTTGGCTTTTACACAACATACAGCACAAATTACATTAGATTCAAAAACCTATTTACAGGCTCGTTTATTGGTTAGTGCTGAAGGTTCACAGTCTTCAATCCGTACCTTTGCAGGTATTCCTTATTATATTCAAGAGTATGGGCAGCAAGCCATTGTTGCAAATATTCAAACCGAACATTCACATCAACACACTGCATGGCAACGATTTTTAACGGATGGTGTGTTAGCGTTCTTACCTTTGTTAGACGAACATACTTGCTCTATTGTCTATAGCATACCAACACCTAAAGTAAATCAACTACTTGCTTTATCAAGCGATGAGTTTATAAGTCATTTATCGGAGGCTTTTTCGCATCGCTTAGGTGATGTACAAGCCAGTAGTGAGCGGCTGGCTTTTCCTTTACAACGTCGCCATGCACAACATTATGTACAAGCGCGTCTTGCACTGGTTGGAGATGCAGCCCATACCATTCATCCATTAGCAGGACAAGGCGTAAATTTAGGTTTATTAGACGCAGCGACACTCGCCGAAGTGGTTATCAATGCGTATCGAGCAGGACATGATATTGGAGAATATGCCCTGTTGCGTCATTATGAACGTTGGCGTAAGGGGGATAATGTTGCGATGATGTTGGCAATGGATGGCTTTAAACACTTGTTTAATACACAAACACGTCCTTTGCAATGGTTACGCAGTCAAGGATTAAATTTAACCAATTCATTAAGTCCTGTGAAGGCGTTATTAATGCGTCAAGCAATGGGTTTAACAGGTGATTTACCTAAATTGGCGAAAGTATCATGA